Proteins encoded within one genomic window of Numenius arquata chromosome 12, bNumArq3.hap1.1, whole genome shotgun sequence:
- the ARHGAP21 gene encoding rho GTPase-activating protein 21 isoform X1, with the protein MDTIFVKQVKEGGPASEAGLCTGDRIIKVNGESVIGKTYSQVIALIQNSDSILELSVMPKDEDILQLLQFTKDVTALAYSQDAYLKGNEAYSGNAHNIPEPPPICYPRLTSAASVMAQAGDKLSSDFSLGKQQVSRPVRALTQPERAYRMEIQVPPSPTDIAKSNTAVCVCNETVRTVIVPSEKAVDLPSCRNNHAGPSHRTEEVRYGLKDQTSLKARTTSPSSSVSTAIVLPQTPITRPVDPTGTLSKASNYVVCPEGIPSTRPPAQATDSPSVSTNHYSSPTSHQHIDWKTYKTYKEYIDNRRMHMYGSRTIQERLDSLRAASQNTTDYNQVVPNRTASQVRRRSTSHDRVPQSVQIRQRSVSQERLEDPVLMKEWPRSASQDTLTSPSVNARNHRARSWDYLSKQGEVLENFHSENMIADTNGDRRKTYKWTGFTEQDDRRGIYERSRQHAFHMSLRGQNFSMAPSAYISDSRRTGSRASLPGSHFQKVPPDIKMLQSSRDLQTPGGVSKPTTVSQERLSLTPARSSRSSSLKNSAPYAAKPSFPLNQGLDTIASKDQRTVNHLHQSGVLNQQSRIRAEGAPDHKTESGKTIQPSSPSPASTKLVQPTSESSTTSDNVDGSIRQKVHDFEREDVREPEILQTDVKENDKDTVVMRDKSPSGHQTPQPLRHQSYILAVNDQEAASDTTCWLPNDARREVHIKRIEERKASGSSPPGDSLASIPFIDEPTSPSIDHDIAHIPASAVISASASQAPAITTVPPSPTSPIPLIRRQLSHDHESIRPSVLDSQPAAKTERSKSYDEGLDDYREEGKSSIKHVSSLKGIKVADSQKSSEDSGSRKDSSSEVFGDASKEGWLHFRQLVTDKGKRVGGSIRPWKQLYVVLRGHSLYLYKDKKEQVTPSEEEQPISINACLIDISYCETKRKNVFRLTTSDCEYLFQAEDRDNMLAWIKAIQDNSNLNDEDTGVTSRDLISRRIKEYSTMMSSSSSKTEPSPKTPRQSLSIRQTLLGTKAEQRTQSPHSPKDDSERKLLNKDETSPPKDKGTWRKGIPSIMRKTFEKKPSAVGTFGVRLDDCPPAHTNKYIPLIVDICCKLVEERGLEYTGIYRVPGNNAAISSMQEELNKGMTDIDVHDDKWRDLNVISSLLKSFFRKLPEPLFTNDKYADFIDANRKEDPVERLKTLKRLIHDLPEHHYETLKFLSAHLKTVAENSEKNKMEPRNLAIVFGPTLVRTSDDNMTHMVTHMPDQYKIVETLIQKHDWFFTEDDAEEPLTAVQEENTVESQPVPNIDHLLTNIGRTGVSPGDVSDSATSDSAKSKGSWGSGKDQYSKELLVSSIFAAASRKRKKTKEKPQPSSSEDELDNVFFKKELAEQSRGDTTKEDIAKGEHERERETGRKQRMFVLKEKENSSKKDVNVVKDEKKSLKKESVLSEEPSLPYHEKCTKSPNLRCLQTTQKNNPKMPNSQSSSQVEETVSDSGTMLSTSSQASQHKYSCKKVASPEIKHNEFLAADVSSITSDYSTTSSTMYLTGLDASMLSPEVQSVTESKGEDADDERSELISEGRPMETDSESDFPVFATNTAAERLSKGKVSEVVKTSRRNSEESEVSCTEGSSTPKLESRRLFSSHKLIECDTLSRRKSARHKTDSEGSGDAKSEKDLPAVTKMFDIMKKGRSTSSLATSARSETDKQEPTWRLKITDRLKLRLKSSADDMFGVGNQKANSAETAKRKNIRRRHTLGGQRDFAEISVLNAWKAQEPSQSRERESELSAVNRLKPKCPAQDLSISDWLARERLRTSTTDLNTGETGKPRLENTSLADVPTADLPPSAEMQADEGSSSSSLTLINRTPPLGPFQPPDQVNGENYQNMNKNNFSPAVDAHPHKLSGTQVVRSRFYQYL; encoded by the exons GTGACAGAATTATAAAAGTCAATGGAGAAAGTGTTATTGGGAAGACGTATTCTCAAGTCATTGCTTTAATACAGAACAG tGACAGCATATTGGAACTTAGTGTTATGCCAAAAGACGAGGACATCCTTCAGTTG CTGCAGTTTACAAAGGATGTCACAGCACTG GCATATTCCCAAGATGCCTACCTGAAAGGCAACGAAGCCTACAGTGGTAATGCCCACAACATACCTGAACCACCGCCAATATGTTATCCACGCCTGACATCCGCAGCTTCTGTTATGGCACAAGCTGGTGACAAGCTATCTTCTGACTTCTCGCTGGGGAAACAGCAAGTCAGTAGACCAGTACGGGCATTGACACAGCCAGAGAGGGCCTACAGAATGGAAATACAAGTGCCTCCATCACCAACAGATATTGCAAAATCAAATACAGCTGTGTGTGTTTGCAATGAAACTGTAAGGACTGTTATTGTGCCTTCTGAGAAGGCTGTAGATTTGCCATCTTGTAGAAATAATCATGCTGGTCCATCACACAGGACAGAGGAAGTAAGATATGGCTTAAAAGATCAAACCAGTCTAAAAGCACGGACCACATCACCATCTTCTTCAGTGTCCACTGCCATTGTACTTCCCCAGACTCCAATAACGAGGCCAGTTGATCCAACTGGAACACTAAGTAAGGCTTCCAACTATGTAGTATGTCCAGAAGGAATCCCAAGCACTAGACCTCCTGCTCAAGCCACAGATTCGCCCTCAGTTTCTACTAATCATTACAGTTCTCCAACGTCCCACCAGCATATAGACTGGAAGACCTACAAAACTTACAAAGAGTACATTGATAATAGGCGCATGCACATGTATGGCTCCCGAACAATACAGGAAAGGTTAGATAGTTTAAGAGCAGCTTCTCAGAATACAACTGATTATAATCAAGTGGTGCCAAATCGCACTGCTTCACAGGTACGGCGCAGGAGCACCTCTCACGACAGGGTTCCACAGTCTGTTCAAATCAGGCAGAGAAGTGTATCCCAGGAAAGACTTGAAGATCCCGTGTTGATGAAAGAGTGGCCAAGAAGTGCTTCACAAGATACTTTAACTTCACCTTCAGTGAATGCTAGGAATCACAGGGCTCGGTCATGGGATTATCTCAGCAAACAGGGTGAAGTGCTAGAAAATTTTCATTCTGAGAATATGATTGCAGATACTAATGGAGACAGGAGAAAGACTTACAAGTGGACAGGGTTTACTGAACAGGATGATCGGCGAGGTATTTATGAGAGATCGAGGCAGCATGCGTTTCACATGTCCCTCCGAGGTCAAAATTTTTCTATGGCTCCAAGTGCTTATATTTCAGACAGCAGGAGAACAGGTAGTAGAGCTTCTCTGCCTGGTTCTCATTTTCAGAAAGTTCCACCAGATATAAAAATGTTGCAGTCTTCTCGAGATTTGCAAACTCCAGGGGGAGTTTCAAAACCTACAACTGTTTCACAAGAGAGATTGTCTCTCACACCAGCCAGAAGTTCTAGAAGTAGCTCTTTGAAGAACTCTGCTCCCTATGCAGCAAAACCATCGTTTCCCCTTAACCAGGGCCTGGATACTATTGCCAGCAAAGACCAAAGAACAGTAAATCACTTGCATCAGAGTGGTGTGTTAAACCAACAGTCAAGGATCCGAGCAGAAGGTGCCCCGGATCACAAAACAGAAAGTGGCAAAACCATCCAACCCTCCTCTCCGTCTCCAGCTTCCACCAAACTTGTTCAGCCAACGAGTGAGAGTTCAACTACCTCTGACAATGTAGATGGTTCCATCAGACAAAAGGTTCATGATTTTGAAAGGGAAGATGTTCGTGAGCCTGAAATTCTGCAAACGGACGTTAAGGAAAATGACAAAGACACAGTGGTCATGCGGGACAAATCACCTTCTGGCCACCAAACTCCACAGCCTTTGAGGCATCAGTCCTACATTCTTGCTGTAAATGACCAAGAGGCAGCCTCAGACACTACCTGTTGGTTACCTAACGATGCTCGGAGAGAAGTCCACATAAAAAGAATAGAAGAAAGGAAGGCATCAGGTTCCAGCCCACCTGGTGACTCCTTGGCTTCTATTCCGTTTATTG ATGAACCGACTAGTCCTAGCATTGACCATGATATCGCACACATTCCTGCTTCTGCTGTTATTTCTGCATCTGCTTCTCAAGCACCAGCTATAACAACTGTTCCTCCCAGTCCTACATCTCCAATCCCTTTAATTCGGCGACAGCTTTCACATGATCATG AATCCATCCGGCCTAGTGTCCTCGATAGCCAACCTGCTGCAAAAACTGAAAGATCAAAGTCATATGATGAAGGACTGGATGACtacagagaagagggaaaatc GTCCATTAAGCATGTGTCTAGTTTAAAGGGGATTAAG GTTGCAGACAGCCAGAAATCTTCAGAAGACTCTGGTTCCCGAAAAGATTCTTCTTCAGAGGTCTTTGGTGATGCCTCCAAGGAAGGATGGCTCCATTTTCGTCAGCTTGTTACAGACAAGGGAAAG CGAGTTGGTGGGAGCATTCGGCCATGGAAGCAACTGTATGTTGTTCTTCGAGGTCATTCGCTTTATTTGTACAAGGATAAAAAGGAACAAGTGACCCCGTCTGAAGAAGAACAACCTATAAGCATCAATGCTTGTTTGATAGACATCTCATACTGTGAAACCAAGAGGAAAAACGTATTTAGACTCACCACATCAGACTGCGAGTATCTGTTTCAAGCTGAGGACCGAGATAATATGTTAGCGTGGATTAAAGCAATACAAGACAACAGCAACCTAAATGATGAG GATACTGGTGTCACCAGTAGAGATCTAATTAGTCGAAGGATTAAAGAATACAGTACAATGATGAG ttcttcaaGTAGCAAAACAGAGCCATCTCCCAAAACACCTCGCCAGAGTCTAAGTATCAGACAGACTCTGCTTGGAACAAAAGCAGAACAGAGGACCCAGAGTCCACATTCTCCTAAGGATGATTCTGAAAGGAAGCTTCTCAATAAAG ATGAGACAAGCCCACCAAAAGACAAGGGAACGTGGAGAAAAGGCATTCCAAGCATTATGAGGAAGACAtttgaaaagaagccatctgctgTAGGAACATTTGGTGTTAGACTAGATGACTGCCCCCCAGCTCATACCAACAAA tatatTCCACTGATTGTTGATATATGCTGCAAACTGGTTGAAGAAAGAGGCCTTGAGTACACAGGTATTTACAGAGTTCCTGGAAATAATGCTGCCATCTCAAGTATGCAAGAAGAGCTCAACAAAGGAATGACTGACATTGATGTTCATGATGAT AAATGGCGAGACTTGAATGTGATAAGCAGTTTGCTGAAATCCTTCTTCAGAAAGCTCCCAGAGCCCCTTTTTACCAATG ACAAATATGCAGATTTTATAGATGCCAATAGAAAGGAAGATCCTGTTGAACGtctgaaaacactgaagagaCTG ATTCATGATTTACCTGAACATCATTATGAGACTCTCAAGTTTCTTTCTGCACACCTGAAGACAGTAGcagaaaactcagaaaagaaCAAG aTGGAACCAAGAAACCTGGCAATAGTATTTGGTCCAACACTTGTGAGGACATCTGATGATAACATGACACACATGGTTACGCACATGCCAGACCAATACAAAATTGTAGAAACACTCATCCAAAAA cATGACTGGTTTTTCACAGAAGATGATGCTGAAGAACCTCTT ACAGCAGTTCAGGAAGAAAACACTGTAGAATCTCAGCCAGTGCCAAACATAGATCATTTACTCACCAACATTGGAAGAACGGGAGTATCTCCTGGAGACGTATCAG ATTCAGCTACTAGTGACTCAGCAAAATCTAAG gGTTCTTGGGGTTCTGGAAAGGATCAGTATAGCAAGGAACTGCTTGTGTCCTCCATTTTTGCAGCAGCTAGTCGCAAgcggaaaaaaacaaaagagaaaccaCAACCAAGCAGCTCAGAGGATGAGTTGGATAATGTGTTTTTCAAGAAGGAGCTTGCAGAACAATCTCGTGGTGACACAACAAAAGAGGACATAGCTAAAGGGGaacatgaaagagagagagagacagggagaaaaCAGAGGATGTTTGTcctgaaggaaaaagagaacagcagtaaAAAAGATGTGAATGTTGTAAAGGACGAAAAGAagtcattaaagaaagaaagtgtcCTGTCAGAGGAACCTTCACTGCCTTACCATGAAAAATGTACAAAATCACCGAATCTCAGATGTCTGCAAACCACGCAGAAGAATAACCCTAAAATGCCTAATTCACAATCTTCTTCCCAGGTTGAGGAGACAGTGTCTGACTCTGGCACTATGCTTAGCACTTCCTCCCAGGCTTCCCAGCACAAATACTCATGCAAAAAAGTAGCCAGCCCTGAAATTAAACACAATGAGTTTTTAGCAGCTGATGTCAGCTCCATCACCTCAGACTATTCAACTACTTCATCTACTATGTATCTGACTGGCTTAGATGCCAGTATGCTGAGCCCTGAGGTGCAGTCAGTGACGGAAAGCAAGGGCGAAGATGCTGATGATGAGAGAAGTGAATTGATCAGCGAAGGGCGTCCAATGGAGACAGACAGTGAGAGCGATTTCCCCGTCTTTGCCACCAACACAGCTGCTGAAAGGCTGTCCAAGGGGAAGGTTTCAGAAGTGGTAAAGACCAGTCGGAGGAACTCTGAGGAAAGCGAAGTAAGTTGTACTGAGGGAAGTTCAACACCAAAGTTAGAGAGTCGCAGACTTTTTAGCTCGCACAAACTTATCGAATGTGATACGCTGTCTAGGAGAAAGTCTGCACGGCACAAAACAGACAGTGAGGGTTCAGGGGATGCGAAGAGCGAGAAGGACTTGCCTGCTGTGACCAAAATGTTTGACataatgaaaaaaggaagatcGACAAGCAGTTTAGCTACATCAGCCAGAAGCGAGACTGACAAACAAGAACCTACCTGGAGACTTAAAATTACAGATAGGTTAAAGCTGCGACTCAAATCATCTGCAGATGACATGTTTGGAGTTGGGAATCAAAAAGCTAACTCTGCGGAgactgcaaagaggaaaaatatcagGCGAAGGCATACGCTTGGAGGACAGAGGGATTTCGCTGAAATAAGTGTCCTGAATGCTTGGAAAGCTCAAGAGCCAAGTCAAAGTAGAGAGAGAGAATCTGAGCTTTCAGCTGTGAATCGGTTGAAGCCAAAGTGTCCGGCGCAGGACCTCTCCATCTCAGACTGGCTTGCACGAGAACGTTTACGCACTAGCACAACTGACCTTAATACGGGTGAAACTGGAAAGCCCAGACTTGAGAACACTAGCTTAGCAGACGTACCCACGGCAGATCTGCCTCCATCTGCAGAGATGCAGGCAGATGAAGGCAGTTCTTCCAGCAGCTTGACTTTAATTAATAGAACACCACCTTTGGGACCATTTCAGCCACCAGACCAGGTAAATGGTGAAAATTATCAGAATATGAACAAAAACAACTTTAGCCCAGCAGTTGATGCCCATCCTCATAAACTGTCTGGGACCCAAGTGGTTAGATCTCGATTCTACCAGTATCTTTGA
- the ARHGAP21 gene encoding rho GTPase-activating protein 21 isoform X2, with product MDTIFVKQVKEGGPASEAGLCTGDRIIKVNGESVIGKTYSQVIALIQNSDSILELSVMPKDEDILQLLQFTKDVTALAYSQDAYLKGNEAYSGNAHNIPEPPPICYPRLTSAASVMAQAGDKLSSDFSLGKQQVSRPVRALTQPERAYRMEIQVPPSPTDIAKSNTAVCVCNETVRTVIVPSEKAVDLPSCRNNHAGPSHRTEEVRYGLKDQTSLKARTTSPSSSVSTAIVLPQTPITRPVDPTGTLSKASNYVVCPEGIPSTRPPAQATDSPSVSTNHYSSPTSHQHIDWKTYKTYKEYIDNRRMHMYGSRTIQERLDSLRAASQNTTDYNQVVPNRTASQVRRRSTSHDRVPQSVQIRQRSVSQERLEDPVLMKEWPRSASQDTLTSPSVNARNHRARSWDYLSKQGEVLENFHSENMIADTNGDRRKTYKWTGFTEQDDRRGIYERSRQHAFHMSLRGQNFSMAPSAYISDSRRTGSRASLPGSHFQKVPPDIKMLQSSRDLQTPGGVSKPTTVSQERLSLTPARSSRSSSLKNSAPYAAKPSFPLNQGLDTIASKDQRTVNHLHQSGVLNQQSRIRAEGAPDHKTESGKTIQPSSPSPASTKLVQPTSESSTTSDNVDGSIRQKVHDFEREDVREPEILQTDVKENDKDTVVMRDKSPSGHQTPQPLRHQSYILAVNDQEAASDTTCWLPNDARREVHIKRIEERKASGSSPPGDSLASIPFIDEPTSPSIDHDIAHIPASAVISASASQAPAITTVPPSPTSPIPLIRRQLSHDHESIRPSVLDSQPAAKTERSKSYDEGLDDYREEGKSSIKHVSSLKGIKVADSQKSSEDSGSRKDSSSEVFGDASKEGWLHFRQLVTDKGKRVGGSIRPWKQLYVVLRGHSLYLYKDKKEQVTPSEEEQPISINACLIDISYCETKRKNVFRLTTSDCEYLFQAEDRDNMLAWIKAIQDNSNLNDEDTGVTSRDLISRRIKEYSTMMSKTEPSPKTPRQSLSIRQTLLGTKAEQRTQSPHSPKDDSERKLLNKDETSPPKDKGTWRKGIPSIMRKTFEKKPSAVGTFGVRLDDCPPAHTNKYIPLIVDICCKLVEERGLEYTGIYRVPGNNAAISSMQEELNKGMTDIDVHDDKWRDLNVISSLLKSFFRKLPEPLFTNDKYADFIDANRKEDPVERLKTLKRLIHDLPEHHYETLKFLSAHLKTVAENSEKNKMEPRNLAIVFGPTLVRTSDDNMTHMVTHMPDQYKIVETLIQKHDWFFTEDDAEEPLTAVQEENTVESQPVPNIDHLLTNIGRTGVSPGDVSDSATSDSAKSKGSWGSGKDQYSKELLVSSIFAAASRKRKKTKEKPQPSSSEDELDNVFFKKELAEQSRGDTTKEDIAKGEHERERETGRKQRMFVLKEKENSSKKDVNVVKDEKKSLKKESVLSEEPSLPYHEKCTKSPNLRCLQTTQKNNPKMPNSQSSSQVEETVSDSGTMLSTSSQASQHKYSCKKVASPEIKHNEFLAADVSSITSDYSTTSSTMYLTGLDASMLSPEVQSVTESKGEDADDERSELISEGRPMETDSESDFPVFATNTAAERLSKGKVSEVVKTSRRNSEESEVSCTEGSSTPKLESRRLFSSHKLIECDTLSRRKSARHKTDSEGSGDAKSEKDLPAVTKMFDIMKKGRSTSSLATSARSETDKQEPTWRLKITDRLKLRLKSSADDMFGVGNQKANSAETAKRKNIRRRHTLGGQRDFAEISVLNAWKAQEPSQSRERESELSAVNRLKPKCPAQDLSISDWLARERLRTSTTDLNTGETGKPRLENTSLADVPTADLPPSAEMQADEGSSSSSLTLINRTPPLGPFQPPDQVNGENYQNMNKNNFSPAVDAHPHKLSGTQVVRSRFYQYL from the exons GTGACAGAATTATAAAAGTCAATGGAGAAAGTGTTATTGGGAAGACGTATTCTCAAGTCATTGCTTTAATACAGAACAG tGACAGCATATTGGAACTTAGTGTTATGCCAAAAGACGAGGACATCCTTCAGTTG CTGCAGTTTACAAAGGATGTCACAGCACTG GCATATTCCCAAGATGCCTACCTGAAAGGCAACGAAGCCTACAGTGGTAATGCCCACAACATACCTGAACCACCGCCAATATGTTATCCACGCCTGACATCCGCAGCTTCTGTTATGGCACAAGCTGGTGACAAGCTATCTTCTGACTTCTCGCTGGGGAAACAGCAAGTCAGTAGACCAGTACGGGCATTGACACAGCCAGAGAGGGCCTACAGAATGGAAATACAAGTGCCTCCATCACCAACAGATATTGCAAAATCAAATACAGCTGTGTGTGTTTGCAATGAAACTGTAAGGACTGTTATTGTGCCTTCTGAGAAGGCTGTAGATTTGCCATCTTGTAGAAATAATCATGCTGGTCCATCACACAGGACAGAGGAAGTAAGATATGGCTTAAAAGATCAAACCAGTCTAAAAGCACGGACCACATCACCATCTTCTTCAGTGTCCACTGCCATTGTACTTCCCCAGACTCCAATAACGAGGCCAGTTGATCCAACTGGAACACTAAGTAAGGCTTCCAACTATGTAGTATGTCCAGAAGGAATCCCAAGCACTAGACCTCCTGCTCAAGCCACAGATTCGCCCTCAGTTTCTACTAATCATTACAGTTCTCCAACGTCCCACCAGCATATAGACTGGAAGACCTACAAAACTTACAAAGAGTACATTGATAATAGGCGCATGCACATGTATGGCTCCCGAACAATACAGGAAAGGTTAGATAGTTTAAGAGCAGCTTCTCAGAATACAACTGATTATAATCAAGTGGTGCCAAATCGCACTGCTTCACAGGTACGGCGCAGGAGCACCTCTCACGACAGGGTTCCACAGTCTGTTCAAATCAGGCAGAGAAGTGTATCCCAGGAAAGACTTGAAGATCCCGTGTTGATGAAAGAGTGGCCAAGAAGTGCTTCACAAGATACTTTAACTTCACCTTCAGTGAATGCTAGGAATCACAGGGCTCGGTCATGGGATTATCTCAGCAAACAGGGTGAAGTGCTAGAAAATTTTCATTCTGAGAATATGATTGCAGATACTAATGGAGACAGGAGAAAGACTTACAAGTGGACAGGGTTTACTGAACAGGATGATCGGCGAGGTATTTATGAGAGATCGAGGCAGCATGCGTTTCACATGTCCCTCCGAGGTCAAAATTTTTCTATGGCTCCAAGTGCTTATATTTCAGACAGCAGGAGAACAGGTAGTAGAGCTTCTCTGCCTGGTTCTCATTTTCAGAAAGTTCCACCAGATATAAAAATGTTGCAGTCTTCTCGAGATTTGCAAACTCCAGGGGGAGTTTCAAAACCTACAACTGTTTCACAAGAGAGATTGTCTCTCACACCAGCCAGAAGTTCTAGAAGTAGCTCTTTGAAGAACTCTGCTCCCTATGCAGCAAAACCATCGTTTCCCCTTAACCAGGGCCTGGATACTATTGCCAGCAAAGACCAAAGAACAGTAAATCACTTGCATCAGAGTGGTGTGTTAAACCAACAGTCAAGGATCCGAGCAGAAGGTGCCCCGGATCACAAAACAGAAAGTGGCAAAACCATCCAACCCTCCTCTCCGTCTCCAGCTTCCACCAAACTTGTTCAGCCAACGAGTGAGAGTTCAACTACCTCTGACAATGTAGATGGTTCCATCAGACAAAAGGTTCATGATTTTGAAAGGGAAGATGTTCGTGAGCCTGAAATTCTGCAAACGGACGTTAAGGAAAATGACAAAGACACAGTGGTCATGCGGGACAAATCACCTTCTGGCCACCAAACTCCACAGCCTTTGAGGCATCAGTCCTACATTCTTGCTGTAAATGACCAAGAGGCAGCCTCAGACACTACCTGTTGGTTACCTAACGATGCTCGGAGAGAAGTCCACATAAAAAGAATAGAAGAAAGGAAGGCATCAGGTTCCAGCCCACCTGGTGACTCCTTGGCTTCTATTCCGTTTATTG ATGAACCGACTAGTCCTAGCATTGACCATGATATCGCACACATTCCTGCTTCTGCTGTTATTTCTGCATCTGCTTCTCAAGCACCAGCTATAACAACTGTTCCTCCCAGTCCTACATCTCCAATCCCTTTAATTCGGCGACAGCTTTCACATGATCATG AATCCATCCGGCCTAGTGTCCTCGATAGCCAACCTGCTGCAAAAACTGAAAGATCAAAGTCATATGATGAAGGACTGGATGACtacagagaagagggaaaatc GTCCATTAAGCATGTGTCTAGTTTAAAGGGGATTAAG GTTGCAGACAGCCAGAAATCTTCAGAAGACTCTGGTTCCCGAAAAGATTCTTCTTCAGAGGTCTTTGGTGATGCCTCCAAGGAAGGATGGCTCCATTTTCGTCAGCTTGTTACAGACAAGGGAAAG CGAGTTGGTGGGAGCATTCGGCCATGGAAGCAACTGTATGTTGTTCTTCGAGGTCATTCGCTTTATTTGTACAAGGATAAAAAGGAACAAGTGACCCCGTCTGAAGAAGAACAACCTATAAGCATCAATGCTTGTTTGATAGACATCTCATACTGTGAAACCAAGAGGAAAAACGTATTTAGACTCACCACATCAGACTGCGAGTATCTGTTTCAAGCTGAGGACCGAGATAATATGTTAGCGTGGATTAAAGCAATACAAGACAACAGCAACCTAAATGATGAG GATACTGGTGTCACCAGTAGAGATCTAATTAGTCGAAGGATTAAAGAATACAGTACAATGATGAG CAAAACAGAGCCATCTCCCAAAACACCTCGCCAGAGTCTAAGTATCAGACAGACTCTGCTTGGAACAAAAGCAGAACAGAGGACCCAGAGTCCACATTCTCCTAAGGATGATTCTGAAAGGAAGCTTCTCAATAAAG ATGAGACAAGCCCACCAAAAGACAAGGGAACGTGGAGAAAAGGCATTCCAAGCATTATGAGGAAGACAtttgaaaagaagccatctgctgTAGGAACATTTGGTGTTAGACTAGATGACTGCCCCCCAGCTCATACCAACAAA tatatTCCACTGATTGTTGATATATGCTGCAAACTGGTTGAAGAAAGAGGCCTTGAGTACACAGGTATTTACAGAGTTCCTGGAAATAATGCTGCCATCTCAAGTATGCAAGAAGAGCTCAACAAAGGAATGACTGACATTGATGTTCATGATGAT AAATGGCGAGACTTGAATGTGATAAGCAGTTTGCTGAAATCCTTCTTCAGAAAGCTCCCAGAGCCCCTTTTTACCAATG ACAAATATGCAGATTTTATAGATGCCAATAGAAAGGAAGATCCTGTTGAACGtctgaaaacactgaagagaCTG ATTCATGATTTACCTGAACATCATTATGAGACTCTCAAGTTTCTTTCTGCACACCTGAAGACAGTAGcagaaaactcagaaaagaaCAAG aTGGAACCAAGAAACCTGGCAATAGTATTTGGTCCAACACTTGTGAGGACATCTGATGATAACATGACACACATGGTTACGCACATGCCAGACCAATACAAAATTGTAGAAACACTCATCCAAAAA cATGACTGGTTTTTCACAGAAGATGATGCTGAAGAACCTCTT ACAGCAGTTCAGGAAGAAAACACTGTAGAATCTCAGCCAGTGCCAAACATAGATCATTTACTCACCAACATTGGAAGAACGGGAGTATCTCCTGGAGACGTATCAG ATTCAGCTACTAGTGACTCAGCAAAATCTAAG gGTTCTTGGGGTTCTGGAAAGGATCAGTATAGCAAGGAACTGCTTGTGTCCTCCATTTTTGCAGCAGCTAGTCGCAAgcggaaaaaaacaaaagagaaaccaCAACCAAGCAGCTCAGAGGATGAGTTGGATAATGTGTTTTTCAAGAAGGAGCTTGCAGAACAATCTCGTGGTGACACAACAAAAGAGGACATAGCTAAAGGGGaacatgaaagagagagagagacagggagaaaaCAGAGGATGTTTGTcctgaaggaaaaagagaacagcagtaaAAAAGATGTGAATGTTGTAAAGGACGAAAAGAagtcattaaagaaagaaagtgtcCTGTCAGAGGAACCTTCACTGCCTTACCATGAAAAATGTACAAAATCACCGAATCTCAGATGTCTGCAAACCACGCAGAAGAATAACCCTAAAATGCCTAATTCACAATCTTCTTCCCAGGTTGAGGAGACAGTGTCTGACTCTGGCACTATGCTTAGCACTTCCTCCCAGGCTTCCCAGCACAAATACTCATGCAAAAAAGTAGCCAGCCCTGAAATTAAACACAATGAGTTTTTAGCAGCTGATGTCAGCTCCATCACCTCAGACTATTCAACTACTTCATCTACTATGTATCTGACTGGCTTAGATGCCAGTATGCTGAGCCCTGAGGTGCAGTCAGTGACGGAAAGCAAGGGCGAAGATGCTGATGATGAGAGAAGTGAATTGATCAGCGAAGGGCGTCCAATGGAGACAGACAGTGAGAGCGATTTCCCCGTCTTTGCCACCAACACAGCTGCTGAAAGGCTGTCCAAGGGGAAGGTTTCAGAAGTGGTAAAGACCAGTCGGAGGAACTCTGAGGAAAGCGAAGTAAGTTGTACTGAGGGAAGTTCAACACCAAAGTTAGAGAGTCGCAGACTTTTTAGCTCGCACAAACTTATCGAATGTGATACGCTGTCTAGGAGAAAGTCTGCACGGCACAAAACAGACAGTGAGGGTTCAGGGGATGCGAAGAGCGAGAAGGACTTGCCTGCTGTGACCAAAATGTTTGACataatgaaaaaaggaagatcGACAAGCAGTTTAGCTACATCAGCCAGAAGCGAGACTGACAAACAAGAACCTACCTGGAGACTTAAAATTACAGATAGGTTAAAGCTGCGACTCAAATCATCTGCAGATGACATGTTTGGAGTTGGGAATCAAAAAGCTAACTCTGCGGAgactgcaaagaggaaaaatatcagGCGAAGGCATACGCTTGGAGGACAGAGGGATTTCGCTGAAATAAGTGTCCTGAATGCTTGGAAAGCTCAAGAGCCAAGTCAAAGTAGAGAGAGAGAATCTGAGCTTTCAGCTGTGAATCGGTTGAAGCCAAAGTGTCCGGCGCAGGACCTCTCCATCTCAGACTGGCTTGCACGAGAACGTTTACGCACTAGCACAACTGACCTTAATACGGGTGAAACTGGAAAGCCCAGACTTGAGAACACTAGCTTAGCAGACGTACCCACGGCAGATCTGCCTCCATCTGCAGAGATGCAGGCAGATGAAGGCAGTTCTTCCAGCAGCTTGACTTTAATTAATAGAACACCACCTTTGGGACCATTTCAGCCACCAGACCAGGTAAATGGTGAAAATTATCAGAATATGAACAAAAACAACTTTAGCCCAGCAGTTGATGCCCATCCTCATAAACTGTCTGGGACCCAAGTGGTTAGATCTCGATTCTACCAGTATCTTTGA